A single region of the Amphiura filiformis chromosome 7, Afil_fr2py, whole genome shotgun sequence genome encodes:
- the LOC140156348 gene encoding neuronal acetylcholine receptor subunit alpha-9-I-like, with protein MARFFVFAVCFLILAIGVAAKANEKSAAAKLLEKCLENYGPTSLRPVKDEATTTVVIVRLLITQIIALIETDQTLVLSGWLKWSWFDENFKWSSRKHGVEKLLVNTDQIWMPDIALHTNVDTGFERYKLKTAAVYPNGEVIYASPAILTFTCKINARLFPFDYQVCNMTFSSWNFHGNEVNLLASNGSDSSQKEFAQNGVWELKKIKVRRIEKMYIVGSKLEPFPELRYSLYLKRRPLFHVLSIIIPCLPLSILNLLVFLLPPEAGEKVGLGMTNLLALALFQQLVSAAVPPSSDNSPVITYYFTPMIGLACISVVNAVFMLKLFYYGRHNNPVPRWIQVVVLQFLSYAACYTKIAYEDEIFMGSKSSLIEADIKGKKEDGEEGEKMEMNSGESMNREEKMNLQETEKRHRDIDWQNVALIWDKFVFLMMVIVTTGAWR; from the exons ATGGCCAGGTTCTTCGTCTTCGCCGTGTGTTTTTTGATTTTAGCAATAGGAGTGGCAGCAAAAG CAAATGAAAAGAGCGCTGCTGCAAAACTGTTGGAAAAATGTCTTGAAAATTACGGACCAACATCATTACGGCCTGTGAAGGACGAAGCAACGACTACGGTGGTCATCGTGAGACTCTTGATAACACAAATCATTGCATTG ATTGAGACAGACCAAACGTTAGTCTTGAGTGGATGGCTCAAATGG AGTTGGTTCGATGAAAACTTTAAATGGAGCTCGAGAAAACACGGAGTTGAGAAATTGTTGGTGAATACAGATCAGATTTGGATGCCTGATATCGCTCTACACACAAA TGTTGACACAGGTTTCGAAAGATACAAGTTGAAGACAGCTGCCGTGTACCCCAACGGCGAAGTGATCTACGCCAGTCCCGCAATTCTCACTTTCACCTGTAAAATCAATGCTCGTCTCTTTCCATTCGACTACCAAGTCTGCAACATGACTTTCAGTTCATGGAATTTCCATGGTAACGAAGTTAACCTATTGGCATCGAACGGTAGCGATAGTAGTCAAAAGGAGTTTGCTCAAAATGGCGTCTGGGAGCTGAAAAAGATCAAAGTTCGTCGCATTGAAAAGATGTATATCGTTGGGAGCAAGCTTGAACCGTTTCCAGAATTGAGATATAGTCTGTACTTGAAAAGACGGCCTCTGTTTCACGTGCTGAGTATCATCATTCCTTGCCTGCCTTTGTCTATCTTGAATTTGCTGGTATTTTTGCTGCCACCGGAGGCTGGTGAGAAGGTTGGACTTGGAATGACCAACCTGCTGGCGTTGGCGTTGTTTCAACAACTCGTCAGCGCTGCAGTGCCACCATCGTCGGATAACTCCCCAGTAATAA CATACTACTTCACCCCAATGATCGGACTTGCCTGTATTTCAGTTGTGAACGCCGTCTTTATGTTGAAGCTCTTCTACTACGGGCGTCACAACAACCCAGTTCCTCGCTGGATCCAAGTTGTTGTTCTACAATTCCTCTCTTATGCAGCGTGCTACACCAAAATCGCTTATGAAGACGAGATATTTATGGGGTCGAAATCATCACTGATTGAAGCAGATATTAAGGGGAAGAAGGAAGATGGAGAAGAGGGAGAAAAGATGGAGATGAATTCTGGAGAGTCGATGAATAGAGAAGAGAAGATGAACTTGCAGGAGACGGAGAAGCGACACCGCGATATTGATTGGCAGAATGTAGCGCTGATCTGGGATAAGTTTGTTTTCCTGATGATGGTAATCGTGACAACCGGGGCTTGGCGATAG